Proteins co-encoded in one Brassica oleracea var. oleracea cultivar TO1000 chromosome C4, BOL, whole genome shotgun sequence genomic window:
- the LOC106336547 gene encoding zinc finger A20 and AN1 domain-containing stress-associated protein 6-like, whose protein sequence is MAEEHRCQTPEGHRLCANNCGFLGNSATMNLCSNCYGDLCLKQQQQGSSSLSAVSPPSPVITSISTPLIHPLVQNPSAELEITAKDVPVTITATEQQQKRPNRCTTCRKRVGLTGFKCRCGTTFCGAHRYPEVHGCTFDFKSAGREEIAKANPLVKAGKLQKI, encoded by the coding sequence ATGGCGGAAGAGCATCGATGTCAAACGCCGGAAGGCCACCGTCTCTGTGCTAATAACTGCGGCTTCCTCGGCAACTCCGCAACCATGAATCTATGCTCCAACTGCTACGGCGATCTCTGTCTTAAACAACAGCAGCAAGGCTCATCCTCTCTCTCCGCCGTATCTCCTCCATCGCCGGTGATAACTTCCATCTCTACTCCGTTGATCCATCCCCTCGTTCAAAACCCATCTGCTGAACTGGAGATAACGGCGAAGGACGTGCCGGTGACGATAACGGCGACGGAGCAGCAGCAGAAACGGCCGAACCGGTGTACCACGTGTAGGAAACGGGTCGGGTTGACCGGGTTCAAGTGCCGGTGCGGGACGACGTTTTGCGGGGCCCACAGGTACCCGGAGGTCCATGGATGCACCTTCGATTTCAAATCTGCCGGTCGCGAAGAGATCGCGAAGGCCAACCCGTTGGTCAAAGCGGGGAAGCTTCAGAAGATTTGA